The Scophthalmus maximus strain ysfricsl-2021 chromosome 14, ASM2237912v1, whole genome shotgun sequence region AAATAACAGCCTCTTTCTATACAGATTTGACTACAAGAGAAATATTACATCAAGAGATTCATAAATTAGGATTTTCTCTCAGATTAAAAAGATTCAAAGCCGTTAAAATGGAAGGATTTGTTACATGGTGATGAATACTGATTCAATAATCACGAGGTAAAGATGCTGTGActaaccaaataaaaaaatctgttgattAAAATATAAACCTGATGGCATCCTTCTTAATTTCATATGGAAGCATTCCTTCAAccacaatcaaatcaaatccaagaattaaaatctttttaggggggggggaagtTATTGCATGAGGTACTGATTTGCTACACCTGAAAGACAATGATGGAAAAGCAAAACTTCCCGCTAAGTGCATGAAATATAAAGCATGAACTTAAAAATGTACAATCATTCAACTTGCTGAACAAGTTGTACTTTGTGCGCTGATGACCACCTCTCTTGAGTGTGTTGACTACAGTTAAAAATATGTTCtcgtcttttgttgttgtttttatttttacacccTGAGGAAATTTGAAACTTAAGGAGAAAGTGCACATTTCCAACAGGGACAACAGGCTTGGTGTGGTAGATTAAAAGTTATGGCATGAACATAATGAAGACGACATGAGATGTGGAGAAGGGGCAGGTTGGTGCCTGGTGTCACGTCTCCCTTTTTGGTCCACTGGCAACAGAAGGCACTCAGGACTCTGCAACGGCTTTAGCCTGCGCCTTCTTGTCCTGATCGTGCCTATCAgggaaaaatatgaacacaacaacattaagaTTTGAAGACCCTCttcatgaaatatatttttcatttgctaTCAGCTGCTTGCAAGCTGTAACGATctcaattattatttcttattattttcaataaataaaaacgtgtCAATGTCCAGATCACCATCAATATGAAAAAGGATAAACTGAAGTATCTCAATGTCTACACGATAAAGCTACATGCTAATATGAAGGTGTTTTAACAGTTTTCACCATCTGAGTATATGTTGGCATCCAAATACATCTGCTAAatctcaaaacacaaaatagagCTGAGACAGGTGGGATTGTCATCAATTTTGCATAAACCGAAGCACCAGAGAAAATTGGACTAAATATGCGTGACATTGGACACGGTTTTCGCTCCCGGTTTCAGAATCATACACCCCCAGTTTCAACTCGCTTGACACTGGAAAATGAAGCACACATGTAAATTACTGTATGTTACACATTTGCCACGACTCTTACTGTATCAGCAGCAATGCACTTAAACATTAACCTGCTGCCATGATTCCATATCAGCAATAAGTAAGAAATACTCTAAAGAAAGCTAGCGTTCACTTATCTTGGATTCCTTATTATTAGAAGAAATAATGAGGTTTGGTAATTAATGGAGAGACCGGTTGGTGGTTAGTAAGTTAGTGAgccctcttttcttttaagttcaCCACAAACCTCCAGATCCTGTAGAGCTGGGAGCTCCCCGCACAGCCGAGGAAGAAGTTGACAGCAAACAGGTTCCAGTTCTTAGGGATTATGACCAATGAGTATCTGGACCAGATGAGCCCTGGTGGTGAGAGTGAAGGTTAAGCACACAATGCCAAACCAGCAGGTTGCTCAGGAGAACAGAGTCTATGTTTTGGCAAAGGATGCACAGATAAGATTTGTTTGAAGACACATATTGCAAAAGCAGACGCAACCGGCAAACCTTTGGCACAGAAGGGTAAAAATCATGAACCAACaattatgaaatattcatcaagAACTCAAGCTAATGAAATTCACACAACTTTGCTCCGTATTTTGACAACTTCAGACCAGGGTCtctattattttatattatttaacataaagataaaaaaactgtaattttccCCAAATATTTGCAATCTTAAGTTTCCCATCCTGCTCTTCAAATCCACTGCAGCATTTTCTGATGCCGGTTTCATTCTCCTTGATCACACTGAATTGAAAAAATATGCATGTTTCAAACTGAAACATTATGATGAATCTAATTAAAATCTCATCTCACCTGTGGCCGTCAGCACTGCAGACTGGGAGGTACTGAGTTTTTCTGCCGGTCGAGTCATATCAGCCAAACCAGCTCCAACCAGCCCCTGAAGAAAAGAGGCCACATTGTCTTTACTCCACTTCACCtggtgtggattttttttttttttttttttactgtttttacagtaaaacaacTGACTAATTTGAACTGATAAGACTGTTACACAACTGTTACAGTCTATGGCAAAGGTTCACAACCTTGGTGTTGTGACCCCCAATCATCTCACATGGGGTGGTGAGATAATAAAAGGCACagggaagcagaaaaaaaaccattcatgAAATATAAAGTTATGTTTATCATTTCTTACTGGATAACTTATCTGAAGCCCCTAATAGTATTTAAATAACACAACTTGCATTGCTGATTTAAGATGCtatcacacacagatacatgcaACTTGTGACAAGAAGGTTGTGAAAAAGACAACGCTTTATTTAaagggtgaaaaacaaaagttgcgTGTTAGTCTAAGATGTTTATAAAGTTAAATATGTATAACTCTGTGAAAAAGCACTTACCCATTTAAACATTGGGGCCCAGAAGAAAACTGTTTTAGGAcctagaataataaaaaaaaaaaaggaaaggtgaatttcattattattttctaacaaTGGACGTTACATTATGTGATTCAATGATATGGTTTCCTCTCTTAGGCAATTaacacagggaggaaaaatgtaaaaacctgcTGGTCTGAATTCTACTGTCGTTATTTAGGAACACTTTTCCAATACGGAAAAAATACGTCAAAGtggaaaaatatttgcaaaatcAAATTAAGATTAATCAAACATATTGATAACACTCTCCAACCTTACTAATCAATAGTAGTTGGCTGTAGCCCTGCACAAGTCACCAGATTATGATTGTGTTGATTTAGGCTTAAATTCTGATTTgggttttgatttattttttttatggcagaACCTCTGAACTCTAAAATCTCAAGGTTATTATAGGACATGTGGTTCCAAAGCAATAACACGGACTATCACATCGTCAGGTTGATAACGCACCATCGAACAGCAATAAAAGCATGCAGCGCTTCAAAAGTAGGTTATACCAGTTGACACTACATGACAATCAACCTCATTGCGGTTTTTCTCCTCGAGATAGTTTAATCCTCCGGCCAGGCTTCTCTAATGGGTGAAAGGATTAGACATAACCCCGACGACCGGCCTGAGTACCTGTGTAACAGACACTTGGACACCTTCGGCTACAGCACggggaagggaagaaaaaaaaaggttgtcaGGGATCGTAAGACGCTGCTGGCGTGTGTGGAACCAGCTTTGGTCACATTCCCGACCAATGCCGGGGGCCAAACAACGGCTGAGACCTTTGACTCTGCAAATCATATCTGAGGGagttaactttttttgtcaCCGCCCCTTTTGTACCTGCACACAAAGTCCTTGTCGTACCCTTGCAAAGACCAAACAGACCAGACGGTGCCcagtctgtgactctgtgatCTCAATATCCCTCTAGCTAGTATCAGCTTAGGCGTGAGAAACACGTTAGGTTCGAAAATGTAGTCCAAGGAAACAAATCCACCTGTCATGACAGTTATAATGCTCAGTTTGTGGTGTAAAACACGTTAGGCGTGTCCTGATTAACCTGTGAGGTGTTTCTGCCAAATGATTGGGCTTCCTTCCGGTATAGTGGGTGTGTTGACAAAATAGAACATCTCGAATCAGAAGCAGAATGATCATGTACAGAGGTAGAATGTTGTGAGTAGTGTCTCAGAGTGTGTGTCTCAAagtctttgatgtgtgtgtgtgtggggggggggggggggggggggggggggggctcacagTACCTGTGCTGATAAAAAGGATCTAAACCGGTGTCGCTTATAAACTTAAAATAACCCATTCATTTACTTATCAATTTGTCCCCACGTATTCATCAATTGGACATATCGAGGATGCTCGCAATGCAAACGAGAGCTGAAACAATTGTTGCTGATGTGAAGATGTTGcagtttctcttcttcttgacAGAGCTGCTGAGCCGGTGTTTGTCCTCCCCAGTGGATCAGTGTCTCCGAGATCAACACTCACATGAAACAGCTCATGCATCAAGCACAGACATCAGCTGATGATGTTCGTCCCCCTCCAGGATGCAGTGGCGACCAGACCAGCTCGTCTCACAGCTGCACAGAGCCCCACACCCGTCACCCACGTCCGTCACCCGCACCCAGGCTCTTGAACTCACCTGCCGGGTGGTTGTAGAGAGGTCTCAGTTTGGCGGGCAACATGTGCTCGATCTTGTCCAAGATCCTGTGGTAGGACGCTCTGAGCGCAGCCATGGCCGGAGGTGTTCAGTCGGAGCGGACGAAGCTACAGGAGCGGGACTCGGAGCTAGCTCGCTAGATGGCTAAGCTAGCTTACACGTCTTTCTTTAGCAGCCAcggaatttaaaaatgaaaaaaaacccttttgacTGCGTGCGATATcgggaaatgaatgaatgaatgaatagatGAAGGGCGGGCGAGTGAAAGGGGAAGAGGTGGATGCTGCTGTCCTACTGTCGACCTTCGCCCGGCAGCTCTGTGACCATGCTAGCGCTGTTAGCCGTCAGTcgcgtctctctcgctctgacCGACACGAGAGAGGTGACTCTCTGTGCGATGCAACCTACCACACGAGGGGCGGGGGCCTCAGTTTCCTCTTTTCTAATTGGCCCGCCTGGTCAGAACCTAGATATGATTGGTTCTGATGATAGCGTTACTTTTCCTGCCCGGCGTATCCAAAGTGGGTGGGTACAAATGTATCGCTTTGACAACAAATTTTacaggaatatatatttttttaatattatccATTTTCATTGTTCCCCCTCTCTTAAAATCTCACAAATTCAAATAGAATATATACACAATTGAATGTCAGGTCCcgatttttaaaatatctaaaatgtaataaacctttatttatttatttataataaaatttCCGTAGTAGTCTGTCCCTTTTCCGTTCTTATATTTGCACTTCTATGATTTAACTGTACTCTccatttaagtttttaaaacGTTTTTCCTTAAGAGTTGAATATTTAATCTAATTTTGATAAGGATATTTTTGAATCAGCATACTGCATTAAGCCATATTTCATTCCAGGGGCACAGCTGCAAATTTCAATCCAGGGGGCCCCAACAGCTCCACCAATCCTTTATTTAAGAactttggacattttcttaCAACATCAGTAAGTGTTGCCCCATGCCTGCCTGTCCATCCGGTTTAAAAACAAGCAGCAGCCCAACATAAACATGCCCtaaaccaatcactttcaaagCCTTCTACAAAACAGTGAGCTGTCTTTACAACTTCCTGCAAAGCCCCAGTCGTCTCCAGCGATGAAGACAGTGTATCCCAGAGGAGCTGGGGTCTGACAGTTGCAGGCTCACTGTGTTAACTAGTTTGTACAGGACAGACAACTattttctataaatatatacaccACTAAAGGAAACATCAGCtgacacaacaaagacacagataAGATATGTGCATTCTTTCAGCTCATTTTTGTAAGAGCTCTACAACAGACCAGTCTTGTCATGAACCCTTGATATTGTTTAATCTCAAATTCACAAACTATGATAAAATGAGAGgtttaaggaaaaaaagtaaacggATTGCTATTTAtggcaatgaaataaaaataaaaatctccaGCTAAGGTTGGCACCCCGCCCCCGACAGCTATCACGCGTCTCGAAACGAGCGTCTCTCTGTTTTGTCTCGCGTTGTGTGGACACAGCTGACCGCTGTCTGCTAGGAGAAATAAACCAGGCTAGGCTAGCAGCCCGGACAGTTAGCAGCCCAGTGAGCAGGGGGACGGTTAGCGCGAACTCAGCGGCACCGCGGAGACAGGACCCGGAGCGAGTCTccttgttcccccccccccccccgccggcaATGCAAACACCGAGTGTCgcagctagctaacgttagcaccGTCCCGACGGACGATGGCAAAACCGAGGCAACGATAAGACGAGACAAGACGACATCAACAGCGAAAAGGGGGGTTAGCTTAGTTTCAATGTTATTGTTAATTGAGAAGCGCACACAGTCACAATGTCCTACTCTGGCAACCTGGTTTGGGATGTAAACAAACGCCTAATTGGATACAACGAGCCCAACACCATCAGGACCAACTACTTAGGTAAGAACAAAAGAAGCCTCTCTATCGACGCTAGCGGTGTGACACAGGCGACAACACCAACATGTGTGATCGTCGTCTTGAGCAGAGAACTCCTCTGCGGGCGGTGATCGGAGGGACTGACAGCTCCACTCAACATGGCTCAGAGCCTGTTCCTCTCGACGACAAGAGAGTCCGAGTCCTCCCGTGTCACCTCGTGTAGATATCATGAACTTCAGCAAGAGAAGAAGACGCGACCGCGCTCCGGGCTGGAGCAGCACACCGATGGGATTAAAGTGTTATGTATTACTGCAGCATCGCAGGCTCTGGACGAGGTTATAGCCAGAACAAGAACAATATTTCTATATCCTCGTTGAGAGATTAAGTGATATTGCACACGAATTCGCAGCGTGGAGGCAATTTCCGTGCAAACCACAGGATTTTGTACAGATGGATTGATGTTGTGCAAAGGCTGCAGGCTGCACCACCATGTGTGTGCACGTAGGCAAACTGAACCCTCAAGTATTAAACAAGATCACATAATAGAAATGAAGGACTCCATTATGACagcaacacacactgtcataaTGCAAACGCAAAGCACAGGAATGGAAATGGTTCAGGTGTGCTTGTTTAGTCCATGCCTTTTAGAAACAGTGATTCTGGCGTCAGTAAATTGAGAGATTTCAATTTTGAATAAGGACTATTCAATTATTTGAATAGTGATTGTGAACTGGTGGCTCTCTTGTGTCCAAActgtaaattattttcataatcttgCCGTTAAAAACATCCTTTTTGATCATTCTCAGGAAAACGCAAGAACAGTAGAatccaaaaaagaagaaaaacagaagaagaaatatagCCACCAGAGTGATTAGTAAATTTGAATCATATAATTtcgatttattaaaaaaacaactcactaTAATGCACTTTGTTGACATTGTCACAAAGTAGGACATTTAAATTTGTTCCTTGAAAGATTCACAGATTCTGTTTGAATGTGCAAAGCTGAGAGATGTGGTTTGCGAATATTAAGTATAgagtttaggtttttttttattcacgtCCTGTTTGTTAAGGTTACCCAGACCCAATGTTACACGACGAACCAGTCTCGTGTTTATGGTCCTCCTTGGAGAGATGTCAAGATAAATATAAGTCAGTCAGACTTTTGATGCAAGTCTCTGTATTGTTTGTGAGGGAACATCGTGTAAGTAGGGCGGCGGTGACTGCAGAGTAAACACAGGTCGGTATTCCTGGCCCAGGCTGAGAGGTCTCTAAGGCTCGTCTGCAGTGTGTCCTGTCAAAAAGTCAGCACCTGACAGTGGTTGAATGAAGATTTACAAGCCTGCAGAGGTGGGGCAGGGGCCACCGAGGTTTAGTCAGTGCTTTATTTAGCATGATGGAGATAAGGTTGGAGCTGTTGTGTACGGGTAGAGGATACAtgcggtggtgtgtgtgtgtgtgtgtgtgtgtgtgtgtgtgtgtgtgtgtgtgtgtgtgtgtgtgtgcggcagaGCTATGGAAGGATATATTTAGCTCCAAGAAGGGGGTGAGGGGAAACAAGTCGGGGTCCATATCAATTTCCATCAGAGAAACTTCCGGGGAGGTGAAGGAAAATGACTCTGTGTTGTACATcttatatgtattatttttggTAGATGCTGAAGGACTTTCCGTGGACTTCAGAAAGATGgagttgttgttgacattgGATGCTGCTTTACGTGGTGATGGGAGACGgtgatgaggaaaaagaagCACAGGAAAAACTAGACGGTTTAGATGGATGCATTGAAACACAACGTATTGATATAGGTGCACGATTAAACTAGAAATAGttagtccattttttttattaagcatATGGCAGGATTCTTATTTCCATGTATAACTAACGGTTCAAATAAAGGCTATGGTCACATTGAGATACAATTCATGTGTGAAAAATGAATCTCTAACTATTGTAATATCAACTATCAACTTAGCTCAATGTTCGATTTTCTCAGTATCAAGCTTCTTCAATGTTCTGGCtcttaattgataaaaaaaattaacacatttgttaTAGCTTGACATACAGTGTGACATTACATCGCCTCTACAACAATGTTCATGCACTATAACCATCGTGTGTAAAGTCCCTTGTTTTTGTGCAACAAGTccataaatactgtaaatttgtTGTAACTAACTTTTTGAATGATAACTGTCAATCACATTTTACACCATAAGACGTCAAGACGCTAGAGCTCGACCGATAACTCAGTCGTCCGATATGAGCCTCTCACGGTCTGCGTATGTTTGCCGACATGCGCTGGTATGGACCCTTTTATTTTACGTTATGAACAATGTGAAAAAGATGCATTggaaataaatgtatgttttacatttttgtgcaaaatgtaaaacaaacctttttttcctttattcaaattctatatattcggttgtatttgtattttccttttatttatattcataataagggtttgataatgacgTCTTGGGAATCTTTGCTAGTTAGCTTTTTTAACATAGCCTATATATATGTATCGACACCGGCTCCCATAAATCCACATCGGTTGAGCTCTACATGACACAAAATTTTCTTGTAGAAATCCCCCAACTAAATACGGTTTTAGCTTCAAAGAATTCATGGATCCATATTCGAATCCctccaaaaaatgtaatcacccgTAACTATGCCCGAGACCCATCTTtgataacatttaaataatgcAAATTTCATGCAAATCAAACAATAACATTTCGATTAATTCTGctaaagaaacagacaaacagacaaaccgaaccaatcacataacctccatGGTTAGGCAATAACAGAACAAATAAGAAATGTAATATCATGAATATGTAGTATTAGCCCTTGCGATCGGGAGCTTTGCTGTCAGGTACATGAACCACACTGAGCTCTGACTCTTCCACTGGCAGAGaacaagccctgcagagcttgttATAAAACTTGCCAGTGCAGGTTGGATACACAGCCTCTGGTAGAAGCAGGGACCTGTTTGCCAAGTGGACGAGGGTTGAGCGAAACTCTCGCTGCAGCTTGTGCAACAGCTCTACGAGATGTTCAATTCGatgttgattgtttgtttttttagggaAAACCACTACATTACCACATTGAATGAActtgtttattttgtacaacGCTGATGGTAATTTTGCAGTTAGCTCACAAGAAATCGACACACTTATCCATTTTATTCTGGCAGGAGATTTTTGGACttcagacaaacagaaactTGAAAATGACGCAAGTTAAAGTTAGCAAAGAggcagcaaaaatgtttttcttttttattaaaacatgtaatatttcatatattatataatatatatatatatatatatatatattttcttttctttgtctgcatCATACTGACTTTTCTGACTTTAACACTACAACACAGACGTGCTCACAGTTAGCGTGAGGCACGGTTTTATGTCACTTGAACCTGaggaaattattaattatatttgaGATTTACTGTGCATTTCATCCCTCAGTCTAAACTAGAGCTGCAATAGTTATTTGATTAATAGATGAGTCATTTGatggaaaaatgaattaattgtttgtattttcttatgcaaaattgctgttttcagcctctcaaatacaaatatttatttatgttttatatataatatcaaagggaatatttttgggacatttgaagatgtcactttGGACACTGAGAATCTTGGTCAGACTGAAAATTCGATGAAGAAAATAACAGTCAGATCAATAATGagaataatcgttagttgcagtgCTAGGCTGAACTGAACAAGTCCATTAATCACAAagagtgtgtttacatgcactCTAGTGTCCTGGTTATGATCAGGGGGTTCggagtgtatgtgtttgtgtgtatactgGTTTCAGAAACCAGAATAAAGTCTTAACTTGGATATTGGAGCACGAAAACCAGGATCGTGTGTCATGATGTCCAGACCTGATCGTTCTCTGTTGGTTCACAACAAAGTGGCCGAGATGGTGAGAAATCAAGACATCATTGTACAGAGATGATCAGAAACAAGTGAGAACCGTGTAAAGAGAGAAATGATTATCTCGGGTTTCTCATGCTCAGTGTAAACACTGTATCGTGTATATGATCAAAACCAGGAGTTACAAGTGCACTTGGTGTTTAGATCCTTCCCACAGGACTCCATTTGACCTAGGATGAGGAATGACTCTTCAGTGGAAAGAATTTCAAAAATCATAACTTGAATAAGTGATACCATCGTTGATGGTGTCGATTTTAAAGATCAAACTACAGCTGGTTTTCTTCACAAATGAGTCACCAACTTACTTTATTATCTTACATTTAGAGCTgatcattattttaattatcaattaatctgtcaattattttctcgattaatcgattagtagtttgttccataaaatgtcataaaatggtgaacaatGTGGATCGGGTTtctcaaaccccaagatgatgtttttgttttgtccacacaccaaatatatatatgacacaacacaaatacatccaGTGGAAGAAATGTTACTGATGACACTTGAAGACCACTTTAGTACGAACTGTTACACAAAGTGCTGAATCTTTTTCCCTGCATATATAGTCtcattttacagcagcaggattCTGAACGATGGATCATGGATGGAGGAACACACGAGACGATGTGATACCAAAAACCTaacaatttacattttctctcttttcacagGTAGAAGAGAATTTGTCCAGCGGCTGAAACTTGAAGGGACACTGAATGTACATGATGGCTGTGTAAGTGTCCcacatttcatttgtgtatctgttttgctgtgtatttatatttttttatttgcaaggAATCTTGTCACAGCTGGTGAAGCCTCAGTGTCTGACCGAGAGCAGATCTTTGACTTGAGGTCAGGTGGTTAATGCCTTTCGAGAAACCTGAAGCTGGCATCACAGTCACACGTCCTGTCTCAGTATCAGCCAGGCCGCCGGTCCCTCcaaaacagcacaacaacaacagccaccaCAGCGATTAATACCTGCCTCGTCTAAATCAGAAATGCTACTGTAAAACAGTATCGGACTAATATCTTTAATATGcttatttgaaataaattagCCGCTTAATCGATGCATAGACAAGCTGagatattgttatattattctGTGTTAAAAATACGGGCTGTTAAAGGCtggaacatttcaacaatgaaaaattaaaacaataagtcaattaatctattagttagacaacagcaacaaaataaCGGATTGTTTCGTTATCAAGTAAAATACCATTTATTTCCAGCTTTCGGAGCTTCGTCTGATGCTTTTTGGATATTTGCTTCCAAAATTATGAACCTAATACTTTTCACCATACCTTTTCCTTTTAGGCCCTTGGAAATATGTGATGGTCACTTGTTGTATACTAAACTACGCTGTAAATAATCAACCGCTTAATCGTTATTTTTGGAAACAAAGGTATATAAGTCCATATGAGTTTGCCGTTTAGAAGAGTAGATGATGAAGCAGTTTATCCCTAGGAAGTCATGAATTATTGAGACCACACTGTGGGGGTATAAACTAAAAGGATTATGCAGAGGATGGTTACTAAGAGCTCGATCTACTGTATAGATTCACCATGGCCTCACACTGCTAATAcagtagaaagaaaagaaaaaagaagaaaacatttataaaatattgGTTCCCATTTTCTTTCGATTTTCCTTTATTTAGATAACAAGATAGACACACCTCCAAGTTTTTCCCACATCaacttaaacacaaacaaataactAAAAGCgaatgtattaatttttttaaaaggacgtTGGTGAAACATGCAGCTCTTACATAAT contains the following coding sequences:
- the mpc2b gene encoding mitochondrial pyruvate carrier 2b; protein product: MAALRASYHRILDKIEHMLPAKLRPLYNHPAGPKTVFFWAPMFKWGLVGAGLADMTRPAEKLSTSQSAVLTATGLIWSRYSLVIIPKNWNLFAVNFFLGCAGSSQLYRIWRHDQDKKAQAKAVAES